In one window of Azotobacter salinestris DNA:
- a CDS encoding endonuclease, translated as MNNSAAKKIASLLSGIVLAVAGVHFTDIGPPETFGAAKKIAQDIHADEPLTFYCGCRYQGNRVDLASCGYRPRKNPQRASRLEWEHVVPAWVIGHQRQCWKKGGRDHCTANDPVFARAEADLHNLVPAIGEVNGDRSNFAFGMLDKATGQYGQCRMVVDFQARKAMPREEVRGAVARIYLYMHDRYRLRLSRQDRQLYEAWNRQYPVTAQERRRNQEVACQMGWGNPYVGEVELWRCGVDGLMTGLLGTVRRIVPDGLGDALGALLKR; from the coding sequence ATGAACAACTCGGCTGCAAAGAAGATAGCGTCCCTGCTTTCCGGCATCGTACTGGCCGTTGCCGGCGTCCATTTCACCGATATAGGCCCCCCCGAGACCTTCGGCGCAGCGAAGAAGATCGCCCAGGACATCCATGCCGACGAGCCGCTGACCTTCTATTGCGGCTGCCGCTACCAGGGCAATCGCGTCGACCTCGCCAGTTGCGGCTACCGCCCGCGCAAGAATCCGCAGCGCGCCAGCCGGCTGGAGTGGGAGCACGTGGTGCCCGCCTGGGTCATCGGCCATCAGCGCCAGTGCTGGAAGAAGGGCGGACGCGACCACTGCACCGCCAACGATCCGGTCTTCGCGCGGGCCGAGGCTGACCTGCACAACCTGGTGCCGGCGATCGGCGAGGTCAACGGCGACCGCAGCAACTTCGCCTTCGGCATGCTGGACAAGGCGACCGGCCAGTACGGCCAGTGCCGGATGGTCGTCGACTTCCAGGCACGCAAGGCCATGCCGCGCGAGGAGGTGCGCGGCGCCGTGGCGCGCATCTACCTGTACATGCACGACCGTTACAGGCTGCGCCTGTCCCGGCAGGACCGCCAGTTGTACGAGGCCTGGAACCGCCAGTACCCGGTCACCGCCCAGGAGCGCCGGCGCAACCAGGAAGTCGCCTGCCAGATGGGCTGGGGCAACCCCTACGTCGGCGAGGTCGAATTGTGGCGGTGCGGCGTCGACGGGCTCATGACCGGCCTGCTCGGCACCGTCCGGCGCATCGTGCCGGACGGTCTGGGCGATGCCCTCGGCGCCCTGCTGAAGCGCTGA
- a CDS encoding general stress protein: protein MTEDKGNKGKMSVSEAGRKGGETTAATHDREFYQEIGSKGGQQSGGNFRNDPERASEAGSKGGHNSGGNFANDREKASEAGRKGGQRSHGGGRKS from the coding sequence ATGACTGAAGATAAAGGTAACAAAGGTAAGATGAGTGTAAGCGAAGCGGGCCGCAAGGGCGGTGAGACAACTGCCGCCACCCATGACCGCGAGTTCTACCAGGAAATCGGCAGCAAGGGCGGCCAGCAGAGCGGAGGCAACTTCAGGAACGATCCGGAGCGCGCTTCCGAAGCCGGCAGCAAGGGCGGTCACAACAGCGGTGGAAATTTCGCGAACGACCGCGAAAAGGCCTCCGAGGCCGGCCGCAAAGGCGGCCAGCGCAGCCACGGCGGCGGCCGCAAGAGCTGA
- a CDS encoding ATP-dependent Clp protease proteolytic subunit, producing MTSHIIHFTGPINSSTCGQLINKCSQAIKQDASEITIKIATMGGECSYGFSLYNFLLSLPVPVNTHNLGTVESMGNIIFLAGQRRTACQHSKFLFHPFHWTIHGSVDHARMSEYAMSLDFDRVLYARIVAERTLGAMDPLDVSQYLTADSKILTPDEAISAGLIHAIEDAGMSANTTSWCIHS from the coding sequence ATGACCAGTCACATCATCCACTTCACGGGTCCGATAAACTCCTCGACGTGCGGGCAGCTTATCAACAAGTGCTCCCAGGCCATAAAGCAGGATGCCTCCGAGATCACCATAAAGATCGCCACCATGGGCGGAGAATGCAGTTACGGCTTTTCTCTTTATAACTTTCTGCTCTCTCTTCCCGTGCCGGTCAATACCCATAATCTCGGCACCGTCGAGTCCATGGGCAATATCATCTTTCTCGCCGGGCAACGACGCACCGCCTGTCAGCACAGCAAGTTCCTCTTTCACCCCTTCCACTGGACCATCCACGGCTCGGTCGACCACGCCAGGATGTCCGAATACGCTATGAGCCTGGACTTCGACCGGGTCCTCTATGCACGCATCGTCGCGGAACGCACCCTCGGCGCCATGGACCCTCTGGACGTTTCCCAGTACCTGACCGCCGACTCGAAGATCCTCACCCCCGACGAGGCCATCTCGGCCGGCCTCATCCATGCCATCGAAGACGCCGGCATGTCCGCCAACACGACCAGCTGGTGCATCCACTCCTGA
- a CDS encoding CAP domain-containing protein, translated as MPACYFPLCLAALLLSARTGAFAQQPPAAGSRLGANEVQTLLREHNRARADVGVAPLQWSAQVAGTAQRWADQLAAGSCRMQHSRGSRYGENLFMGTAGYYGVKDAALAWEREKKLYRGGVLKLNTMKGIGHYTQMVWHKTRRLGCARSQCSNRMIVVCNYEPAGNYLGQAPY; from the coding sequence ATGCCTGCCTGCTATTTCCCACTCTGTCTCGCCGCCCTGCTGCTGTCCGCCCGTACAGGCGCCTTCGCCCAGCAACCGCCCGCCGCCGGCTCGCGCCTCGGCGCGAACGAGGTGCAGACCCTGCTGCGCGAGCACAACCGCGCCCGGGCGGATGTCGGGGTCGCGCCCCTGCAATGGTCGGCGCAGGTCGCCGGCACCGCCCAGCGCTGGGCCGACCAGCTCGCTGCCGGCAGTTGCCGCATGCAGCACAGCCGCGGCTCCAGGTACGGGGAAAACCTGTTCATGGGCACCGCCGGCTACTACGGCGTGAAGGATGCCGCCCTGGCCTGGGAGCGGGAGAAGAAGCTCTACAGGGGCGGCGTGCTGAAGCTGAACACCATGAAAGGCATCGGCCACTACACCCAGATGGTCTGGCACAAGACCCGCCGGCTCGGCTGCGCCCGCAGCCAGTGCAGCAACCGGATGATCGTGGTGTGCAATTACGAGCCGGCGGGCAACTACCTGGGGCAGGCGCCGTACTGA
- a CDS encoding glycosyltransferase family A protein: MSTIAVNITTTHDRLDLCSQTVWSLLNQSLLPDRIVVWVSREAYLMDTGVDEEPAWVGELNKIRDIVEFRWTPNTGPYRKLFPALGEAGEEQIIVYADDDVVYKAHWLKLLVAKFRTHREEKIIASRVRLSRRNIFGRHKTYMLWPVIKKETELDAGYLITGVGGVILKKRHIKECFLGNQDYLSICPQTDDLWISEIVARSGTPVVAYPEAMREVFLIKHEHGLSKQNRVASRSSIDKFFNQLRINTLGWLGISVCNNDESFKRIKRYFERQAASACGPRRIAI; this comes from the coding sequence ATGAGCACTATTGCCGTGAATATCACAACCACGCACGACAGGCTGGATCTGTGCTCGCAGACGGTATGGTCGCTGTTGAACCAGTCGCTCCTTCCCGACCGGATAGTGGTCTGGGTTTCCAGAGAGGCCTACCTGATGGATACCGGGGTAGACGAGGAGCCGGCCTGGGTTGGGGAGTTGAACAAGATAAGGGATATCGTGGAGTTCAGATGGACCCCCAATACCGGTCCGTATAGAAAGTTGTTTCCCGCCCTCGGCGAGGCCGGTGAGGAGCAGATCATCGTCTATGCAGACGACGATGTCGTCTACAAAGCGCACTGGCTCAAGCTGCTGGTCGCCAAGTTTCGGACGCATCGTGAAGAAAAGATCATCGCCTCGCGGGTCAGGCTCAGCAGACGAAACATCTTCGGTCGCCACAAGACATACATGCTCTGGCCTGTGATCAAGAAGGAGACCGAACTCGATGCCGGTTACCTGATCACCGGGGTGGGCGGAGTCATTCTCAAGAAGCGTCATATCAAGGAGTGTTTTCTAGGCAATCAGGATTACCTGAGCATTTGCCCGCAGACGGACGACCTGTGGATAAGCGAGATAGTCGCGAGGTCCGGAACGCCCGTCGTGGCCTATCCGGAGGCCATGCGCGAGGTGTTCCTCATCAAGCACGAGCATGGCCTGTCGAAGCAGAACCGGGTGGCCTCGAGGAGCTCCATCGACAAGTTCTTCAACCAGCTCAGGATAAACACGCTCGGCTGGCTGGGGATTTCGGTCTGCAACAACGACGAGTCGTTCAAGAGGATCAAGAGGTACTTCGAGAGACAGGCAGCGTCTGCCTGTGGTCCTCGCCGGATCGCCATATGA
- a CDS encoding chaperone modulator CbpM encodes MTTTLTVQLTLEECSQLVEAPAASLIEIVEYGIVDPDGGSPRDWRFDAVALGRLRQALRLQRELELDWQAVAVTLDLLDEVARLKAENESLRRRLLRFMEY; translated from the coding sequence ATGACTACGACCCTGACCGTGCAACTGACCCTGGAGGAATGCAGCCAACTGGTCGAGGCGCCGGCCGCCAGCCTGATCGAGATCGTCGAATACGGCATCGTCGATCCGGACGGCGGCAGCCCCCGCGACTGGCGCTTCGATGCCGTCGCCCTGGGCCGGCTGCGCCAGGCGCTGCGCCTGCAGCGCGAGCTGGAGCTCGACTGGCAGGCCGTGGCCGTGACCCTGGACCTGCTCGACGAGGTGGCGCGCCTGAAGGCCGAGAACGAGAGCCTGAGACGGCGCCTGCTGAGATTCATGGAGTATTAG
- the cbpA gene encoding curved DNA-binding protein translates to MEFKDYYTMLGVEPTADEKTIKTAYRRLARKYHPDMNKEAGAENRFKEVAEAYEVLSDAEKRAEYDRLRQYGHAGEQFEVPPGWQRAGGFGGMHEHFGGDFSDFFEAIFGGRPGAHPHARPARRGRDIELEMPVFLEETLVEHRKPLDYLVPAFDEHGRRINQSKSLNIKIPAGVADGERIRLKGQGAPGVNGGPSGDLYLTVRLAPHPIFDVDGRDLLLTVPLAPWEAALGARIEVPTLIGRINLSIPPDTQTGQRLRIKGKGLKGRQGEGDLYAVLKVVMPVHSDERARQLWAELRDAAGFEPRSQWSKQA, encoded by the coding sequence ATGGAGTTCAAGGACTATTACACGATGCTCGGCGTCGAGCCCACGGCCGACGAGAAAACCATCAAGACGGCCTACCGCCGGCTGGCGCGCAAGTACCACCCGGACATGAACAAGGAGGCCGGCGCGGAGAACCGGTTCAAGGAGGTGGCCGAGGCCTACGAGGTGCTGAGCGATGCGGAGAAGCGCGCCGAGTACGATCGGCTACGTCAATACGGCCATGCCGGCGAGCAGTTCGAGGTGCCGCCGGGCTGGCAGCGGGCAGGAGGCTTCGGGGGTATGCACGAGCATTTCGGCGGCGATTTTTCCGACTTCTTCGAGGCGATCTTCGGCGGCCGGCCGGGCGCCCATCCGCATGCGCGGCCGGCCCGGCGGGGGCGCGACATCGAGCTGGAGATGCCGGTGTTCCTCGAGGAAACCCTGGTCGAGCACCGCAAGCCGCTCGACTACCTGGTGCCGGCCTTCGACGAGCACGGCCGGCGCATCAACCAGTCGAAGAGCCTCAACATCAAGATTCCCGCCGGCGTCGCCGACGGCGAACGCATCCGCCTCAAGGGCCAGGGGGCGCCGGGCGTCAACGGCGGGCCGAGCGGCGATCTGTACCTGACCGTCCGCCTGGCGCCCCATCCGATCTTCGACGTCGACGGCCGCGACCTCCTCCTCACCGTACCCCTGGCGCCCTGGGAGGCGGCGCTGGGCGCGCGGATCGAGGTGCCGACGCTGATCGGGCGCATCAACCTGAGCATCCCGCCGGACACCCAGACGGGCCAGCGCCTGCGCATCAAGGGCAAGGGCCTGAAGGGCAGGCAGGGCGAGGGCGATCTCTATGCCGTGCTGAAGGTGGTGATGCCGGTGCACAGCGACGAACGCGCCCGCCAGCTGTGGGCCGAGCTGCGCGATGCGGCGGGCTTCGAGCCGCGCAGTCAATGGAGCAAGCAAGCATGA
- a CDS encoding IS5 family transposase, translated as MSGRYEISAQRWAMIEAIVSPPQRMGRPRRDDRQMLNGIFWILCSGAKWRDLPERYGPWKTVYQRFRLWRDNGTFEQVLRHLHLRLREDGFIDLDTWMVDSTSIRATRAASGARKKGACKSRSTNVSAEAVVG; from the coding sequence ATGTCAGGCCGTTACGAGATTTCTGCCCAGCGCTGGGCGATGATCGAAGCCATCGTTTCTCCCCCTCAACGCATGGGCCGCCCCCGGCGAGATGACCGCCAGATGCTCAACGGCATCTTCTGGATTCTGTGCTCAGGGGCCAAGTGGCGCGATCTTCCCGAGCGTTATGGCCCCTGGAAGACGGTATATCAGCGCTTCAGGCTGTGGCGTGACAACGGCACCTTCGAGCAGGTGCTGCGGCATCTGCATCTGCGTCTGCGTGAGGACGGCTTTATCGACCTGGATACCTGGATGGTCGACTCAACGTCGATTCGGGCCACCAGAGCCGCCAGCGGTGCGAGAAAAAAAGGGGCCTGCAAGAGCCGCAGCACCAATGTCTCGGCCGAAGCCGTGGTGGGCTGA
- a CDS encoding IS5 family transposase, whose protein sequence is MQEPQHQCLGRSRGGLTTKLHLACDSNGYPLAVMLSPGQDADSRYFMPLLEQISLPGSQGRPRKRCRYVLADKGYDSESLRQYCDRYGMKPIIPLRKMHRKPRPGLPRLFDRPQYQKRNAIERLFSWLKEKRRLCTRYDKLASSFKAMVTLACIEKCLRADFSDKP, encoded by the coding sequence CTGCAAGAGCCGCAGCACCAATGTCTCGGCCGAAGCCGTGGTGGGCTGACCACCAAGCTTCATCTGGCCTGTGACAGCAACGGGTATCCGCTGGCAGTGATGCTTTCACCCGGGCAGGACGCCGACTCGCGCTATTTCATGCCCTTGCTTGAGCAGATCAGCCTGCCTGGCAGCCAGGGTCGTCCGCGCAAGCGCTGCCGGTATGTACTGGCTGACAAAGGCTACGACAGCGAAAGCCTGCGCCAATACTGCGACCGGTATGGCATGAAGCCCATCATTCCCTTACGCAAGATGCACCGTAAGCCTCGACCGGGCTTGCCTCGCCTATTTGACAGACCGCAGTACCAAAAGCGCAACGCCATTGAACGACTGTTCAGTTGGCTCAAGGAAAAGCGCCGTCTTTGCACCCGTTATGACAAGCTGGCCAGCAGTTTCAAGGCCATGGTCACGCTGGCCTGCATCGAAAAATGCTTACGTGCCGACTTTTCAGACAAACCCTAG